The following is a genomic window from Camelina sativa cultivar DH55 unplaced genomic scaffold, Cs unpScaffold01579, whole genome shotgun sequence.
ATCACAATTTTAGTATGGAGCAAATTCAAGACACAAAGTAACAAATTCATCAATATAAGCCGGATTGGTAACAACTGTTATTTGAGGCTGTAGAGACTTTGACTGTAAAATTTAACTGCAGAGACTTTGACTGTAAATagtttaactgttaaaatctgattattagaaaaaaaactttaaaagttgtgactgtaattttattaataacaaaattgtaaaaaaatataaaagtgatgataaaaataataaatttgtgaagagaagtggatgtcaaaagaaagagaaaaaaaatactgataattaatctgtaaaaaaaagtttgtgcaaaaatatagataaatttaTAGTGTTTAATCATgatagaggaagaaaaaaaaagtttttaaaatttgttagttttaaagcttaaaaagaaaaaggaaataaagaagTAAAAACTTAAAGTGGcttttgaaactttaaaaaataaaaaaatcataaaagtctgattagtaaataaaatgcttttaagacttttaaatgcttttaaagtcttaaaagtcttcACCAATCATGAccataatataaaatctatgTAATTAAAAGTTAAACTGAATGCAGAAACTAAAATAGTCTTAATGGTTAAGACATGATTTGTAAAGAGTAATATAAGTACAAGTTACTATTTGAACCTTATTCAAAACCTGATAGATTCTTATGTCACAAAGATTTTACTATTCCAGACCAGAATCTAAGATTACACAACAGCTAGAGAATATGACACCGAAAGTAAAGCTTAAGGATTTACCGATGACCCTCGTAAGAACGATCAcggtaatcatcatcatcatcatcatcatcatcatcgtcaagaATGAGTGTAACGCCATTGTTTTTAAGGGAGTTAATAACAGCCCATACCTTGGTCCGACTCTTAAACcctttcttttcaatttctttcttGACATCGGCGTGAATACCTCTTCCTTGCCCATCTTGAAGCCCTTCCACTTTCAGCCTCATCGCCAAAACCTCTCCTACGATAGCCGCTGCCTTAGCATTGCAAGTACGGCCACACTCTAACGAGTTCTTGATTGCGTGTTCCACTGTTGAAGCTGTTGTCACTATTCTCCCGTTGTTTCTGTCAACTACGTTTGCTGTTATGTACTTGATCGACATAAACAGCCTTAAGACGTACCTTTTCAGAACTGTCATTGCTNctttcttttcaatttctttcttGACATCGGCGTGAATACCTCTTCCTTGCCCATCTTGAAGCCCTTCCACTTTCAGCCTCATCGCCAAAACCTCTCCTACGATAGCCGCTGCCTTAGCATTGCAAGTACGGCCACACTCTAACGAGTTCTTGATTGCGTGTTCCACTGTTGAAGCTGTTGTCACTATTCTCCCGTTGTTTCTGTCAACTACGTTTGCTGTTATGTACTTGATCGACATAAACAGCCTTAAGACGTACCTTTTCAGAACTGTCATTGCTTCTACAAAAACcctttttttatctataaaaataaccaaaaaacctCAAACGTTGTCAGTAATGTTCCGCTCACATGAAATTCAGATTAAAATTGAGTCAGAACAGGGCATTAAATTGAACATTTCGAAACCAAAGAAAACGCATCAAAGGCTCTTAATTTGCGTCTTTCTAACATTCATGTGATTAATACAACTACAAGAAACCTCCGAAACACAGTGCTCGTAGCCCAATAATTCTTTCAGGCAAATGATCAAACACCTTGCGTGCATAATACTGAAAATACAATGCatataaaactaatcaaacacaatTTTTTCTAACCTTGGAAGCTAACAAAACATGGCTCTCGGCGAATATCTCGTTATCTCAGACAGTCATGGCATATTTAGTCAAAACTGAGAAgcgaagaaaagaaagaaaaaactggagaagaggaagagtgaCGAAgatcaaaattcacaaaacctctttttttttacctttataCCTGGATCCGTCCCTAAAGCGTAATTGGGCCTTTTACTTGTTTAAGCCCAATTTTGAAAAACTCATTTTTGGTCTGTTT
Proteins encoded in this region:
- the LOC104774123 gene encoding uncharacterized protein LOC104774123, yielding MTVLKRYVLRLFMSIKYITANVVDRNNGRIVTTASTVEHAIKNSLECGRTCNAKAAAIVGEVLAMRLKVEGLQDGQGRGIHADVKKEIEKKGFKSRTKVWAVINSLKNNGVTLILDDDDDDDDDDDYRDRSYEGHR
- the LOC109131662 gene encoding uncharacterized protein LOC109131662; this translates as MTVLKRYVLRLFMSIKYITANVVDRNNGRIVTTASTVEHAIKNSLECGRTCNAKAAAIVGEVLAMRLKVEGLQDGQGRGIHADVKKEIEKKXA